GCGGGTTTGGCCATGCTGCCGTTCTCCAGCCGCATGCCGACGACCGTCTTCGCGCCGATCAGGGCCGCGTACGGGCCGCCGAGCAGCGGCAGGTACACGGTCGTCAGCGTGGACAGCGGGCCGTCGGGGCCCTGGAAGTACGACACCCCGCCGCCCGCGGTGAGACCGTGGCCGAGGATCGCGAGCAGCAGCCAGACGAGGACGACCGTCCAGGCCAGGGCCAGGGTGGTCGAGGTGGAGAGGCGGCCGTCGCGGCCGGTGACGAAGCCGGGGTGGCGGTAGAGGCGCCGGCCGACGGGCACGGTCAGGGCGGCGAGTAACGCCAGTGCGAAGAGTGCGGAAGCCATGTCGTCCCCCCGGAAACGGTCCTGGTCACAGGGTCCCTGAATGGCGGGGGTCATGACAAGTCAACTACTGCTCCTGCTCCGGCAGTACGGGGAACCGCCGCGGGGCCACCAGCAGCAGGACCAGCAGCGCGGCGACGGCGGCCGCCGTCGCGCCCAGGAAGATGTGGTCCACCGCCGCGGCCACGGCCTCGCGCAGGTAGTCGGCGGCGGCCCGGGGGAGGAGCCCCGGCTCGTTCAGGGCCTTCGCCACGTCGTCCAGGTGGCCCGGCAGTCCGGGCATCGGGGCGTCCACCAGCCGGGCGGCGAGGGTGGCGTTGGCGACGGCCCCCAGCAGGGCCGCGCCCACGCTCTGGCCGACCTGGCGGCAGAACAGCACGGAGGCGGTCGTGGTGCCGCGCTCCGCCCAGCCGACGGTGGACTGGACCCCGATGATCAGCGGGAGCTGGAACAGGCCGAGCGCGCCGCCCAGCAGCAGCATGATCAGAGCGGGCTGCCAGGGCCGGGCGGGGTGGGGGAGCAGCGTGAAGGCGTACAGGATCGCCGCGGACAGGGCGATGCCGATGACGGCGCAGTTGCGGAAGCCGATGCGCCGGTAGACGTGCTGGCTGAGGGCGGCGGTGATGGGCCAGCTCAGGGTCATCACGGACATGACGAGCCCCGCGCCGACGGGCCCGAGGCCGAGCACGGACTGGGCGTACGTCGGCATGAACACCATCGGGGCGACCATCAGCAGGCCGAGCGCGCCCATCGCCAGGTTGACGGCGGCGATGGTGCGCCGGCGCCAGACCCAGCCGGGCAGGATCGGTTCCTCGGCCCGGCGCTCCACGCGGACGACCACGGCGGCCAGGACGGCGGTGGCGGCGAACAGCCCGAGCGAGGGCGCCGACAGCCAGGGCCAGGCGACCCCGCCCTGCACGAGCGCGAAGAGCAGCAGCCCGCCGCAGGCGAAGACGCCGAGGGCGCCCGCCCAGTCGACGGGGCCCCGGCGGCCGGGGGAGCGTACGGGTTCGACGAGGTGGCGGCGGATCATCCACAGGGCGAGGGCGGCCAGCGGCAGGTTGATCAGGAAGATCCAGCGCCAGTGCGCGTACGAGGCCAGCAGCCCGCCGAGCGCGGGACCGGCCACGGCCGAGACGGCCCACACGGTGGACATCCGGGCCTGGATCCTCGGCCGTTCCTTGAGCGGGTAGAGGTCGCCGGCCAGGGTCTGGATCGTGCCCTGGAGGGCGCCGCCGCCCAGGCCCTGGACGATCCGGAAGGCGATGAGCGCGGCCATGTTCCACGCGAGCGCGCACAACAGCGAGCCGACGAGGAAGAGGCCTATGCCGAAGAGCAGGACGGGCTTGCGGCCGAAGGTGTCGGAGAGCTTCCCGTAGACGGGCAGGGTGACGGTGACGGCGAGCAGATAGCCGGAGAAGAGCCAGGAGAACACGGAGAAGCCGCCGAGGTCACCGACGATCTGCGGGACGGCGGTGGCGACGATGGTGCTGTCGAG
This genomic window from Streptomyces sp. NBC_01351 contains:
- a CDS encoding MFS transporter, encoding MLGMALVALDSTIVATAVPQIVGDLGGFSVFSWLFSGYLLAVTVTLPVYGKLSDTFGRKPVLLFGIGLFLVGSLLCALAWNMAALIAFRIVQGLGGGALQGTIQTLAGDLYPLKERPRIQARMSTVWAVSAVAGPALGGLLASYAHWRWIFLINLPLAALALWMIRRHLVEPVRSPGRRGPVDWAGALGVFACGGLLLFALVQGGVAWPWLSAPSLGLFAATAVLAAVVVRVERRAEEPILPGWVWRRRTIAAVNLAMGALGLLMVAPMVFMPTYAQSVLGLGPVGAGLVMSVMTLSWPITAALSQHVYRRIGFRNCAVIGIALSAAILYAFTLLPHPARPWQPALIMLLLGGALGLFQLPLIIGVQSTVGWAERGTTTASVLFCRQVGQSVGAALLGAVANATLAARLVDAPMPGLPGHLDDVAKALNEPGLLPRAAADYLREAVAAAVDHIFLGATAAAVAALLVLLLVAPRRFPVLPEQEQ